A genomic window from Aquitalea aquatilis includes:
- a CDS encoding RidA family protein encodes MTKEIIHTEHAPAAIGAYSQAVKAGNTVYLSGQIPLDPATMTVVEGGFAAETHQVFKNLKAVCEAAGGSLDQIVKLNAYLTDLSNFATFNEIMGQYFSQPYPARAAVGVASLPKGVQVEAEAVLFLG; translated from the coding sequence ATGACCAAAGAAATCATCCATACCGAACATGCCCCGGCCGCCATCGGTGCCTACTCCCAGGCTGTGAAGGCAGGCAATACCGTTTACCTGTCCGGCCAGATCCCGCTGGACCCGGCCACCATGACCGTGGTCGAAGGTGGCTTTGCTGCCGAAACCCATCAGGTATTCAAGAACCTGAAAGCGGTGTGCGAAGCCGCCGGAGGCAGCCTGGACCAGATCGTCAAGCTCAATGCCTATCTGACCGACCTGTCCAACTTCGCCACCTTCAATGAAATCATGGGCCAGTATTTCAGCCAGCCTTACCCGGCACGTGCTGCCGTGGGTGTGGCCAGCCTGCCCAAGGGCGTGCAGGTGGAAGCCGAAGCGGTACTGTTCCTGGGCTGA
- a CDS encoding DUF4124 domain-containing protein, whose protein sequence is MSRLLPLLFWLLVPAVLQAAVFKCIGPQGQHSYQDHPCPADHRSHTLQGGSFSLVTREPYQLRELQDSRQQTAKQARAMQQEQAKALQLRQRQALQQRKQCARLQARQQTLQRQLTLSRSPLQTQRLQSRLASMANDLHDAACLS, encoded by the coding sequence ATGTCGCGTCTTCTTCCCCTGCTGTTCTGGCTACTGGTGCCGGCCGTGCTACAGGCTGCCGTATTCAAGTGTATTGGCCCGCAAGGGCAGCATAGTTATCAGGACCATCCCTGTCCGGCCGATCACCGCAGTCATACCTTGCAGGGTGGCAGCTTCAGTCTGGTAACGCGTGAGCCCTATCAGCTGCGCGAGCTGCAAGACAGCCGGCAGCAAACGGCCAAACAAGCCAGGGCCATGCAGCAGGAGCAAGCCAAGGCGCTGCAGTTGCGCCAGCGGCAGGCTCTGCAGCAACGCAAACAGTGCGCCCGCCTGCAAGCCAGACAGCAAACGCTGCAGCGCCAGTTGACCCTCAGCCGTTCTCCCTTGCAAACACAGCGTTTGCAGAGCCGGCTTGCCAGTATGGCAAATGACTTGCACGATGCGGCTTGCCTATCCTGA
- a CDS encoding PhzF family phenazine biosynthesis protein: MRRYTFEIVNVFAETPFGGNPLAVFCQAEGLSELEMQLLARQMNLSETVFLLPSSQANAQLRIFTPAHELPFAGHPVLGAASVLHRRQSLGEAFTLQTAAGVIPIQHQDGLFTLQANAASERPSGLNAEQAAAMLGLPAQAVLEAPAWLNTGSEQLLVAAASRDAVLAARPVAELFLRDACLQPGRSVAYLWHEADGVATVRLFYGQDGAVLEDPGTGSACANLGGWCSLHQRYPLQWRVEQGAVLQRPSVLHLTVDDARRIYVGGKVVALAQGELTL; the protein is encoded by the coding sequence ATGCGCCGCTACACTTTTGAAATCGTCAATGTATTCGCTGAAACGCCCTTCGGTGGCAATCCGCTGGCCGTGTTCTGCCAGGCCGAGGGGCTGAGCGAGCTGGAAATGCAGCTGCTGGCGCGGCAGATGAACCTGTCGGAAACCGTATTCCTGCTGCCGTCCTCGCAAGCGAATGCACAGCTGCGCATTTTTACGCCAGCGCATGAGCTGCCTTTTGCCGGCCATCCCGTACTCGGAGCCGCCAGTGTGCTGCATCGCCGGCAGTCGCTGGGGGAGGCGTTCACCCTGCAGACTGCTGCTGGCGTGATTCCCATCCAGCATCAGGATGGTTTGTTTACCCTGCAGGCCAATGCCGCCAGCGAGCGCCCATCCGGCCTGAATGCCGAACAGGCCGCAGCCATGCTGGGTTTGCCGGCACAGGCGGTGCTGGAGGCTCCTGCATGGCTGAATACCGGCAGCGAGCAGCTGCTGGTGGCGGCAGCCAGCCGCGATGCCGTTTTGGCGGCACGCCCGGTAGCCGAGCTGTTTCTGCGTGATGCCTGCTTGCAGCCCGGCCGCAGTGTGGCCTATCTGTGGCACGAGGCCGATGGTGTGGCGACTGTTCGGCTGTTTTACGGACAGGATGGTGCGGTGCTGGAAGACCCGGGTACTGGCTCGGCTTGCGCCAATCTGGGCGGCTGGTGCAGCCTGCACCAGCGCTATCCCTTGCAATGGCGGGTAGAGCAGGGCGCGGTGCTGCAGCGCCCCAGTGTATTGCACTTGACGGTGGATGATGCGCGTCGTATTTATGTCGGCGGTAAGGTGGTGGCGCTGGCACAAGGCGAGTTGACTTTGTGA
- a CDS encoding DUF2147 domain-containing protein → MSKLWKAAALALGLAALSHSVLADSPIGSWKTIDDDTKQAKAVVQIAEGANGELSGKIVKLFQNPEVVCEACDGDRKGKPVSGMTILWGLKKDGDSWANGKILDPHNGKVYSAKMKLVDGGKRLEVRGFLGVSLLGRTQVWERQQ, encoded by the coding sequence ATGAGCAAGTTGTGGAAAGCGGCCGCTTTGGCCCTTGGATTAGCCGCATTGTCGCATAGCGTGCTGGCCGACAGCCCGATTGGCAGCTGGAAAACCATCGACGACGACACCAAGCAGGCCAAGGCTGTGGTGCAGATTGCCGAAGGTGCCAACGGCGAATTGTCCGGCAAGATCGTCAAGCTGTTCCAGAACCCGGAAGTGGTGTGCGAGGCCTGCGATGGCGACCGCAAGGGCAAGCCGGTCAGCGGCATGACCATTCTGTGGGGCCTGAAGAAAGACGGCGACAGCTGGGCCAATGGCAAGATTCTTGACCCGCATAACGGCAAGGTTTACAGCGCCAAGATGAAACTGGTAGACGGTGGCAAAAGGCTGGAAGTACGCGGCTTCCTGGGCGTGTCGCTGCTGGGGCGTACCCAGGTGTGGGAACGTCAGCAATAA
- the recG gene encoding ATP-dependent DNA helicase RecG — protein sequence MTHANDLAGQPLNVAPALAKKLDKLGLHRRFDLVLHLPLRYEDETHLYPITAAPYGQPVLVEGRVIGHEVQFRPRKQLLVRIEDAGGVLLLRFIHFYPSQLKQFADGALVRAMGEIRRGFHGDEMVHPKTREVVDGTPLAESLTPVYPTVNGVTQPMLRKLIRSELQSLPLPETLPPAAIAHLQLQSFADAVRLLHSPPPEYSASQLSEPALPAWQRLKFDELMAQQLSMRLAYRARRQGRAPVVRGSGRLREALFASLPFRLTAAQRKVLDEIDADLAQAHPMHRLLQGDVGSGKTVVAALAALTAIEAGFQVALMAPTEILAEQHYRKLSGWLAPLGLTVSWLSGSLRKKQKELALEQMASGTAHLVVGTHALFQDGVDFARLGLAIVDEQHRFGVGQRLALKQKGQEPHQLMMSATPIPRTLAMSFYADLDVSVIDELPPGRTPIVTKLINSSRREEVVDFVHKTCSEGQQVYWVCPLIEESETLQLQTAVETHRQLAAQLGQWHVGLLHGRMKADEKAAVMAAFGSNQLQILVATTVIEVGVDVPNASLMVIEHAERMGLAQLHQLRGRVGRGSARSVCMLLFENPLSDIAKARLKVIYENVDGFEIARQDLLIRGPGEFLGARQSGVPMLRFANLEDDIELLEAARELAPEILARWPEAADAHLERWLSGREQFLKA from the coding sequence ATGACCCATGCCAACGACCTCGCCGGGCAGCCGCTCAATGTAGCACCAGCCCTGGCCAAGAAACTCGACAAGCTAGGCCTGCACCGGCGCTTTGACCTGGTGTTGCACCTGCCGCTGCGCTACGAAGATGAAACCCATCTCTATCCCATCACGGCGGCACCCTACGGCCAGCCGGTGTTGGTCGAGGGGCGGGTCATTGGCCACGAAGTCCAATTCCGTCCACGCAAACAGCTATTGGTGCGCATCGAGGATGCCGGCGGTGTGCTGCTGCTGCGCTTCATCCACTTTTATCCCAGCCAGCTCAAGCAGTTTGCCGATGGTGCCCTGGTGCGGGCCATGGGTGAGATCCGCCGTGGCTTCCACGGCGACGAGATGGTGCATCCGAAAACGCGCGAGGTGGTCGATGGCACGCCGCTGGCTGAAAGCCTGACGCCGGTGTATCCCACGGTCAACGGCGTGACCCAGCCCATGTTGCGCAAGCTGATTCGCAGCGAGCTGCAAAGCCTGCCATTGCCGGAAACCTTGCCCCCCGCCGCCATTGCCCATCTGCAGCTGCAAAGCTTTGCCGATGCCGTGCGGCTCTTGCATTCACCGCCACCGGAATACAGTGCCAGCCAGCTGAGCGAGCCTGCTTTGCCGGCATGGCAAAGGCTGAAGTTTGACGAGTTGATGGCGCAGCAGTTATCGATGCGTCTGGCTTATCGTGCCAGACGGCAGGGCCGGGCTCCGGTGGTGCGCGGCAGCGGCCGTCTGCGTGAGGCGTTGTTTGCCAGCCTGCCGTTCCGTCTCACGGCGGCGCAGCGCAAGGTGCTGGACGAAATCGATGCCGATCTTGCCCAGGCGCATCCCATGCATCGTTTGCTGCAGGGCGACGTGGGCAGTGGCAAAACCGTGGTGGCGGCGCTGGCCGCACTCACCGCCATCGAGGCCGGGTTTCAGGTGGCACTGATGGCACCGACAGAAATCCTGGCCGAGCAGCATTATCGCAAGTTGTCCGGCTGGCTTGCCCCCCTTGGGCTGACCGTCAGCTGGCTCTCTGGCAGCCTGCGCAAAAAGCAGAAAGAGCTAGCGCTGGAGCAGATGGCCAGTGGCACGGCCCATCTGGTAGTGGGAACACATGCCCTGTTTCAGGACGGCGTGGATTTTGCCCGGCTGGGGCTGGCCATTGTCGATGAGCAGCATCGTTTTGGTGTTGGCCAGCGGCTGGCGCTCAAGCAAAAAGGCCAGGAACCACATCAGCTGATGATGTCGGCCACACCGATTCCGCGCACCCTGGCCATGAGCTTCTACGCCGACCTGGATGTGTCGGTCATCGACGAGCTGCCGCCGGGACGAACTCCCATCGTCACCAAGCTGATCAACAGCAGTCGGCGTGAGGAAGTCGTCGATTTCGTCCACAAGACCTGCAGTGAAGGCCAGCAGGTGTACTGGGTGTGCCCGCTGATCGAAGAGTCGGAAACCCTGCAACTGCAGACTGCGGTCGAAACCCACCGCCAACTGGCTGCGCAACTGGGGCAGTGGCATGTTGGCCTGCTGCATGGCCGCATGAAAGCGGATGAAAAGGCAGCCGTCATGGCCGCTTTTGGCAGTAACCAGTTGCAAATCCTGGTGGCCACCACAGTCATCGAAGTTGGTGTGGACGTGCCCAATGCCTCGCTGATGGTGATAGAGCATGCCGAGCGCATGGGGCTGGCCCAATTACACCAGTTGCGGGGCCGGGTAGGGCGGGGCAGCGCACGCAGCGTCTGCATGCTGCTGTTTGAAAACCCGCTGTCCGATATTGCCAAGGCACGCTTGAAAGTGATTTATGAGAATGTTGATGGCTTCGAGATCGCTCGTCAGGATTTGCTGATCCGTGGCCCGGGCGAGTTTCTCGGTGCGCGCCAAAGCGGAGTGCCCATGCTGCGCTTTGCCAATCTGGAAGACGATATCGAACTGCTGGAGGCGGCGCGGGAGCTGGCACCGGAAATACTGGCGCGCTGGCCAGAGGCCGCAGATGCCCATCTGGAGCGCTGGCTGTCTGGCCGCGAACAATTCCTCAAGGCATGA
- a CDS encoding inorganic phosphate transporter, with protein MLDLFAGLDTHVAITLILSLGFVLAFEFINGFHDTANAVATVIYTQSMKPRLAVFASGVFNFLGVLTGGLAVAYAIVHLLPVDLLVSVNTARGMAMVFALLAAAIAWNLGTWYFGLPASSSHTLIGAILGVGLANCLINGTPLSQGVNWGKAIDVGLSLLCSPLVGAFLSGLLVISLRRARPQSNMHKTPFQRQQVEGRKHPPFWMRFMLIVSSMGVSFSHGSNDGQKGVGLIMLVLIGIVPAKYVLNLDSTPYQIERTRDAALHLQQFYNRHQTALDTMFKPTVAGSNIHDCRPRDTLRTADNLITALGDGSSYRSLPDNKRWDVRTDLLCLDDAAKKAASLPNLNADDKQLLSNLRKDLTVTTEYAPTWVIIAVALALGGGTMIGWRRVVKTVGEGIGKKDMTYAQGMSAQLTAAVSIGLASQFGLPVSTTHVLSSGVAGTMVADKAGLQWSTVRSILLAWLFTMPVAMLLSGSLYYLASNWLK; from the coding sequence ATGCTGGACCTCTTTGCAGGGCTGGACACCCATGTGGCCATTACCCTGATTCTGTCGCTGGGCTTTGTCCTGGCCTTCGAGTTCATCAACGGTTTTCACGATACGGCCAATGCGGTCGCTACCGTCATTTATACCCAGTCGATGAAGCCGCGTCTGGCGGTTTTTGCCTCGGGCGTCTTCAACTTTCTCGGGGTATTGACTGGTGGCCTGGCCGTCGCCTACGCCATCGTGCACCTGCTGCCGGTAGACCTGCTGGTTTCAGTCAATACCGCGCGCGGCATGGCCATGGTGTTTGCCTTGCTCGCGGCAGCCATTGCCTGGAATCTGGGTACCTGGTATTTCGGCCTACCGGCCTCCAGCTCGCACACCCTGATCGGCGCCATCCTCGGTGTGGGTCTGGCCAACTGTCTGATCAACGGCACCCCTTTGTCGCAAGGGGTGAACTGGGGCAAAGCCATCGATGTGGGTTTGTCCTTGCTGTGCTCGCCACTGGTCGGTGCCTTTTTGTCCGGCCTGCTGGTCATCAGCCTGCGGCGTGCCCGTCCGCAAAGCAATATGCACAAGACGCCTTTCCAGCGCCAACAGGTTGAAGGACGCAAGCATCCTCCATTCTGGATGCGTTTCATGCTGATCGTCAGCTCCATGGGGGTCAGCTTCTCCCACGGCTCCAACGATGGTCAAAAAGGCGTCGGCCTGATCATGCTGGTGCTGATCGGCATCGTTCCGGCCAAATATGTACTCAATCTGGACAGCACGCCTTACCAGATCGAACGCACCCGCGATGCGGCCTTGCACCTGCAGCAATTCTACAATCGCCACCAGACTGCGCTGGATACCATGTTCAAACCGACGGTCGCAGGCAGCAATATCCACGACTGCCGACCGCGTGACACCCTGCGTACCGCTGATAATCTGATCACCGCACTTGGCGATGGCAGCAGCTACCGCAGCCTGCCGGACAACAAGCGCTGGGATGTCCGTACCGACCTGCTCTGCCTGGACGATGCAGCCAAAAAGGCGGCTTCGCTGCCGAATCTGAATGCCGATGACAAGCAGCTGCTGAGCAATCTGCGCAAGGACCTGACCGTTACCACCGAGTATGCACCCACCTGGGTCATCATCGCGGTGGCATTGGCACTGGGTGGTGGCACCATGATCGGCTGGCGTCGCGTGGTAAAAACCGTTGGCGAAGGCATTGGCAAGAAAGACATGACTTATGCACAAGGGATGTCGGCGCAGCTGACAGCCGCGGTTTCCATTGGCCTGGCCAGTCAGTTTGGCTTGCCGGTTTCGACCACGCATGTGCTATCCAGCGGCGTAGCCGGCACCATGGTGGCCGACAAGGCCGGCCTGCAGTGGTCTACCGTGCGCTCCATTCTTCTCGCCTGGCTGTTTACCATGCCGGTTGCCATGTTGCTATCTGGCAGCCTGTATTACCTGGCTAGTAACTGGCTGAAGTAA
- the pstB gene encoding phosphate ABC transporter ATP-binding protein PstB, whose amino-acid sequence MADNNVKLQVKNLNFFYGNFHALKNINLDIAPRMVTAFIGPSGCGKSTLLRTFNRMYELYPGLRSEGEILLDGNNILGRDVDINLLRAKVGMVFQKPTPFPMSIYDNITFGVKLYEKLAKTEMDDRVEWALRKAALWDEVKDKLKQSGNSLSGGQQQRLCIARAVASRPEVLLLDEPTSALDPISTAHIEELIHELKEDYTIAIVTHNMQQAARVSDFTAYMYLGELVEFGETDNIFTAPKQKATEDYITGKFG is encoded by the coding sequence ATGGCTGATAACAATGTCAAGCTTCAGGTCAAGAATCTGAACTTTTTCTACGGCAACTTCCACGCATTGAAGAACATCAATCTGGATATTGCCCCGCGCATGGTCACGGCCTTCATCGGCCCGTCCGGCTGCGGAAAATCCACGCTGCTGCGTACCTTCAATCGCATGTACGAGCTATATCCGGGGCTGCGCTCCGAAGGTGAAATCCTGCTGGACGGTAACAACATCCTGGGCCGCGACGTGGATATCAACCTGCTGCGCGCCAAGGTGGGCATGGTGTTCCAGAAGCCAACCCCCTTCCCCATGTCCATCTACGACAACATCACTTTCGGGGTGAAGCTGTACGAGAAGCTGGCCAAGACCGAAATGGATGACCGGGTGGAGTGGGCCCTGCGCAAGGCTGCGCTGTGGGATGAAGTGAAGGACAAGCTGAAGCAGTCCGGCAATTCACTGTCCGGCGGCCAGCAGCAGCGTTTGTGCATTGCCCGCGCGGTGGCATCCCGCCCGGAAGTACTGCTGCTGGACGAACCGACCTCTGCGCTGGACCCGATTTCAACTGCTCACATCGAAGAACTGATACATGAGCTGAAAGAGGACTACACCATCGCGATTGTGACCCACAATATGCAGCAGGCAGCCCGGGTATCCGACTTCACTGCCTATATGTATCTGGGCGAGCTGGTGGAATTCGGCGAAACCGACAATATCTTCACCGCGCCCAAACAAAAGGCTACCGAGGATTACATCACCGGTAAATTCGGCTAA
- the pstA gene encoding phosphate ABC transporter permease PstA, with amino-acid sequence MANSTLSESLNVQDRSGSSSTMNTSIYRRRRLVNAFNMGASTLTMAFGLFWLFWILFTLLQHGLSGINMQVFTQSTPPPGSQGGLANAIYGSLAMTISGTLIGTPIGILAGIYLAEFGQRGWLAPATRFINDILLSAPSIVIGLFVYEVYVVSVGHFSGWAGSLALALLVIPVVVRTTENMLRLVPNTLREAAAALGSPQWKITLYVTLRSAKAGVMTGILLAIARISGETAPLLFTALNNQFFNSNMNQPMANLPIVIFQFAMSPYEDWHTLAWTGALLITLSVLTLNIVARWMGSQKTQSH; translated from the coding sequence ATGGCTAACAGCACATTGAGCGAATCCCTGAACGTTCAGGATCGCAGCGGAAGCAGCAGCACCATGAATACTTCTATCTATCGTCGTCGCCGTCTGGTCAATGCCTTCAATATGGGTGCGTCCACCCTGACGATGGCCTTTGGCCTGTTCTGGCTGTTCTGGATTTTATTTACCCTGCTGCAACACGGCCTGTCCGGCATCAATATGCAGGTATTCACCCAGAGCACGCCACCACCCGGCAGCCAGGGCGGCCTGGCCAATGCCATTTACGGCAGCCTGGCCATGACCATTTCCGGCACGCTGATCGGCACCCCGATCGGCATTCTGGCTGGTATCTATCTGGCGGAGTTCGGTCAGCGTGGCTGGCTGGCACCGGCCACCCGTTTCATCAACGACATTCTGCTGTCGGCACCGTCCATCGTGATCGGCCTGTTTGTCTATGAAGTCTATGTTGTCAGCGTCGGGCACTTCTCCGGCTGGGCCGGATCGCTGGCACTGGCACTGCTGGTGATTCCGGTCGTCGTGCGCACCACGGAAAACATGCTGCGCCTGGTACCCAATACCCTGCGCGAAGCCGCCGCCGCGCTGGGTTCGCCGCAGTGGAAAATCACGCTGTACGTTACCTTGCGTTCGGCCAAGGCCGGCGTGATGACCGGTATCCTGCTGGCCATTGCGCGCATTTCAGGGGAAACCGCACCCTTGCTGTTTACCGCACTGAACAACCAGTTCTTCAACAGCAATATGAACCAGCCGATGGCCAACTTGCCCATCGTGATTTTCCAGTTTGCCATGAGCCCGTACGAAGACTGGCACACCCTGGCCTGGACCGGTGCTTTGCTGATTACCCTGAGCGTGTTGACGCTTAATATTGTTGCCCGCTGGATGGGCAGCCAGAAAACCCAATCGCATTAA
- the pstC gene encoding phosphate ABC transporter permease subunit PstC yields the protein MEKFSNNQQMQRQMLLDNIFRVSTRCFAFLVLALLVGILISLIIGAMPSLSRFGWSFLIDSDWDPVAQKFGALVPVFGTLATSVIALLIGVPVSFGIAVFLTELCPNVLKRPLGIAVELLAGIPSIIYGMWGLFVFAPLFADHIQPVLIDNLGDIPLIGLLFQGAPMGIGVFTAGLILAVMVIPFIASVMRDVFEVVPTMLKESAYGLGSTTWEVVRYVVLPYTKTGVVGGIMLGLGRALGETMAVTFVIGNSSRFAVGLFEPGQSISSALANEFAEATGEFHMASLIELGLILFFITFVVLACAKLLLLRLQKQEGKAS from the coding sequence ATGGAAAAGTTCAGCAATAACCAGCAAATGCAGCGCCAGATGCTGCTAGACAATATCTTCAGGGTATCCACTCGCTGCTTTGCCTTTTTGGTATTGGCCTTGCTGGTGGGCATCCTGATTTCCCTCATCATTGGTGCCATGCCCAGCCTGAGCCGTTTCGGCTGGAGCTTTCTGATCGATAGTGACTGGGATCCGGTCGCACAGAAATTCGGCGCTCTGGTGCCGGTATTCGGCACGCTGGCCACATCGGTGATTGCCTTGCTGATTGGTGTACCAGTCAGCTTCGGCATTGCCGTGTTTCTGACCGAGCTTTGCCCCAACGTTCTCAAGCGCCCGCTGGGTATTGCTGTTGAGCTGCTGGCAGGCATTCCCTCTATCATTTATGGCATGTGGGGCCTGTTCGTGTTTGCCCCGCTGTTTGCCGACCATATCCAGCCCGTGCTGATCGACAATCTGGGCGATATCCCGCTGATCGGGCTGCTGTTCCAGGGCGCGCCGATGGGTATTGGCGTCTTTACTGCCGGGCTGATTCTGGCCGTGATGGTGATTCCCTTTATCGCCTCGGTCATGCGTGATGTGTTTGAAGTGGTACCGACCATGCTGAAAGAGTCGGCCTATGGTCTGGGCTCCACCACCTGGGAGGTGGTGCGCTATGTCGTACTGCCTTACACCAAGACCGGTGTGGTCGGCGGCATCATGCTGGGGCTGGGCCGCGCACTGGGTGAAACCATGGCAGTGACCTTCGTGATCGGTAACTCATCGCGCTTTGCCGTCGGTCTGTTCGAGCCGGGCCAGTCGATCTCCTCGGCTCTGGCCAACGAGTTTGCCGAGGCGACTGGCGAGTTTCATATGGCCTCGCTGATCGAACTGGGTCTGATCCTGTTCTTCATCACCTTCGTCGTACTGGCCTGCGCCAAGCTCCTGTTGCTGCGTCTGCAGAAACAGGAAGGCAAGGCATCCTGA
- the pstS gene encoding phosphate ABC transporter substrate-binding protein PstS has protein sequence MKQSVRLVASLALSAGFVAGAAMAADITGAGATFPYPLYAKWATTYKATTNNSMNYQSIGSGGGIKQIQSKTVDFGASDMPLKAEELEKSGLTQFPTVIGGVVPVVNVPGISAGQVKFTGPVLADIFLGKVSKWNDPALASLNPGVKLPDQKITVVRRSDGSGTSFIFTNYLSKVSSEWASKVGSNTAVNWPTGVGGKGNEGVANYVTRIKGAIGYVEYAYAKQNKLAYGQLKNESGNFVSPDEKTFKAAAANADWKKAPGFYLILTNQAGKDSWPISGATFILMHKKQDKPAQGTEVLKFFDWAYKNGDKTALDLDYIPMPDSVKAVIRTSWKQITDASGKPVLN, from the coding sequence ATGAAACAGTCCGTACGTCTGGTCGCCTCGCTGGCCTTGTCCGCCGGCTTCGTCGCTGGTGCAGCCATGGCTGCCGACATCACCGGCGCCGGCGCTACTTTCCCGTATCCCTTGTATGCAAAGTGGGCAACCACCTACAAGGCTACAACCAATAACAGCATGAACTACCAGTCCATCGGCTCTGGTGGCGGCATCAAGCAAATCCAGTCCAAGACTGTTGATTTCGGTGCTTCCGACATGCCGCTGAAAGCTGAAGAGCTGGAAAAATCCGGACTGACCCAGTTCCCGACCGTTATTGGCGGCGTGGTTCCGGTTGTCAACGTTCCGGGCATCAGCGCAGGCCAGGTCAAGTTTACCGGCCCGGTGCTGGCTGACATTTTCCTCGGCAAGGTTTCCAAATGGAATGACCCGGCACTGGCCAGCCTGAATCCGGGCGTCAAGCTGCCGGATCAGAAAATCACCGTGGTGCGCCGTTCCGATGGCTCGGGTACCAGCTTCATCTTCACCAACTACCTGTCCAAGGTTTCCAGCGAGTGGGCCAGCAAGGTTGGTTCCAACACTGCGGTTAACTGGCCGACCGGTGTAGGTGGCAAGGGTAATGAAGGCGTGGCCAACTATGTAACCCGCATCAAGGGTGCCATTGGTTATGTTGAGTACGCTTATGCCAAACAGAACAAACTGGCTTATGGCCAATTGAAGAACGAATCCGGCAACTTTGTTTCCCCGGATGAAAAAACGTTCAAAGCCGCAGCGGCCAATGCTGACTGGAAAAAAGCCCCTGGCTTCTATCTGATTCTTACCAATCAGGCAGGCAAGGACAGCTGGCCGATTTCTGGCGCCACCTTCATCCTGATGCACAAGAAGCAGGACAAGCCGGCACAAGGTACTGAAGTACTGAAGTTCTTCGACTGGGCTTACAAGAATGGCGACAAGACCGCTCTGGATCTGGATTACATCCCGATGCCGGACAGCGTGAAGGCCGTGATTCGCACCAGCTGGAAGCAGATTACCGACGCCAGTGGCAAGCCGGTACTGAACTGA